The genomic stretch ATGCGTACGCCCCTCCTCGCTCACCTAATCAGAAgaggtaaccctatcattcgtaggtagcaggtagaagtTTGCAActttttaggcacaacatatgcgacaactattacctcctaaaaggtggaactgctccaccctttcttCAAAGAGTGCAGTATATGCAGCTGTGAAATTTGGAAACACATGTGCGCATTTGATGTATTTAAGTATTTATGAAAATACGTACTCAAAAACGGTATTTAAGTACAAATATACGTACATTTTTCCATACTCCATTTAAATACAAGTATTTGTACTCTAAATAGTATTTTCAATACAACGTATTTAAATTATGCCAATCCCTGACTCAAGGTGCGCAAGAACATCAAAGATCGAAATATTAACGGATGCCTCGTCCTGCGTCGCATGTATATCGCCCCAGGAGGGTATTTGAGGTTTTtgttataaataaataaataaaatatacgTGCGTGTTTGAGGAGGAGGTATGTAGGAGATAATGCGAGGAGGGAGTGTCCTGTCCGTTGATGAGGCAAGTCGTGCCATTGTAACGTATATAGTGATAAGCGCAACTTGACCGGCAATCCGCTGTCTGGTTTTTTGGACGACTGTTGTATCTCAATCTGCTATATTTCTGTCGCACGTAAAAGTAACGCGCAACCGAGctggagctttttttttttttcattttatgtgtttattttattattcatttatttttctttcattctttcttctttttctgaaTCACACTGGTGTGCAACTCACGTCAGGGAGGGAAGCAAAACCTTGTCTAGGCAAAAGATAACAAGCTTGTTAAAAAAACTTGAGTAGCCATTCTATGCAAGAAAGCGCAAGGGATAGTgcgaaaacgtataccaagtcaCTTTTGTAACTGTGCATTGAAGCAGAGCGTCAAatcacttgggaaagaatgcagaaagaatgagacgtttcgttaaggtttcccaaaaacatgcgcaccaTTGACACGCGGGTGTCGCAACATTACCACCCTGTAAATTCTAAGTCTGcattcgtacacgcgctacacacttagaagatcTTATCTATAAGAGAGCGtcagcacagatgtcgtgtgCTTGCGTGTCTGACATCCCTGCAGCGCATTAAGTGTGCTTGATCAAACACgccggaacttcgcaaataatacgactgtagccttctctttggacaactcggttacgcctgccagaagcATAAGCGCAGCGTTTAGTACACGTTCGCCTTCCAACGCAGTGCACTAGAGaatcaacattgcagttcagaaatctcaaaagcgaaactaagcgacaacctggatacgtccgccatgttggagttgGACAGGTTATGCAAAACGCGAATAGGGAAGAATGTGTTTTGAATGAAGCGGCGAAACCTCAGTAACGATAACTAAGCAAAACCAAATACTACTCAAGTTGCCCTGTAATTACGGTTCAACAGGAAAGTAAATGTCGAATATGTTGCAAAGATATATTTCAGATTTGCATTTACTTGGATTTCGCTTCTTAAATGGTTTAGTTGATGTAACTCAGTCACTTCAACTTGGTAACTGAATAGCTGTAATTAGTTATGCTACGAAAACGTATATGTAGTTGCAGGTCAGTAACTGTTTTAACAGCTTTTTCAAGTTTTACCCAGATCCATGACCCGCTTCCATCACTATGTAAGTAACTATGAGTTACTTGCTTAAATTCAAAATCACGGGCTCGATCCCAGCCGAGGATGCTAGCATTGTTGGGGAGGCAAACAGTGCCTTCAGACACCGTGAGTCGGAGATATCTGGCGCTCGTTGAAGAACCCTAGGTACACGGTTGAAATTATCGGCTGTCCTATAACCCACTTGTAGTATGTCTCCTGGAAAGTACACCTGACGTGTACGTGTACTTCCAATTATTATGTACTGCACTGTCTTTAACATATAAGTACAAGCCGAATAAATACTGAAGCGCTCTAGTGTACACGTCAATGTGCGCTCATGATTCTCCATTCTACGTTGCTATACTAAGATTATTAGTACCAGAAACACTTCTTGTTCAATGAGAGATGCCGCTTGATTATTGCATCTGGTTTATTTCACTTTTTGGCAGACGTAGCTTATGGTGCTTGTGACACTTCACCGTAATTCACCTCGGACCAACGTAAGTTAATTACATTTCCTACCTTTCACCCACGCATCTTCAACAATTGACAAGGTATTCAGGAAGAGTAACCAATGTTCACAATCCATACAATTTTATTAGACTGCATGTCACAACAAAATATCGCTTTCTAGCGGTTGTGGGGAATCGAGCACTGCGTTACAATTCCATCCCCTGGCCCTAATGAGTTTATCCTGCTTATCTCtccccttttatttatttatttgttcgcCAATATCAACGTCATCCTGTTTGTCTTCCTCTTTGTCATTCCAGTTGGTAGATTCGCAAGCCTGTAATTATAGACATCATTCGTTTATTATACCGTCATAATGTCAATAATTGGGAGCAGATTTACGTAATGCGAGTCACAGTTAACATTATCGAGGCACTTTTCATAGCGTGCTACGCACCTGCGTGAAAAACAGgttggattgattgattgattgattgattgattgatttgtaaaagaaaaaatggggatgttagtctcgagccactcgggactggctactccaggacgagttattcagaaaagaaagggaaactacacaaatctatacactttgaaacggaaaaCAGCGCCATgaaacttggcaccaaaagctaCAGTGTTGTCAAGGTTGGAATTTTGCTCCCAGGCAATTATTTGCGATGTTTCCGCACGTGAACACAAGTAAAATACTTTATAGCACACACTTACCACGTGCACTCGATGCGTtcgtttatttcttcttgtagaCATCATAGTAGTGTCCTCCGAGGCCGTAGCTGTATCCACCCAGACCGTAACCGTGGCTCAGACCGTAGCCGAGTCCACTGTATCCGAGACCGTAGGAAAGACCGTGTCCGTAGCCGAGCCCGGTGTAGCCGAGGCCGTAGCCAAGCCCGTGTCCGTATGTAACTCCATAGGAGGCTGGGGCAGAAACCACGGCAGCTGCTGGAGCGTGGTGAACGGTCGTGGTAACAGCAGCTGGGGCAGCAACTACAGCGGCGGCACGGTGAGCATAGGTCACAGCTGGGGCAGCAACTGAGTAGGAAGCGACAGCAGGGCGAGCGACAGTAACGGCCggagcagcagcaacaacagcagcagctggGCGAGCAACGGTCACAGCTGGAGCAGCAACTGAGTAGGAGGCTACTGCTGGACGGGCAACGGCAACTGTTGGAGCAGCAACTGAGTAGGAGGCTACCGCTGGAGCAGCAACTGAGTAGGAGGCTACTGCTGGACGGGCAACGGTGGTTGTGACGGCTGGAGCGGCGACGGCGTGGACAGCTGGGGCAGCCACGGAGTACGAAGCGACAGCTGGCCGGGCAACGGCGTAACGAGCGTAGCTGACGGCTGGGGAGGCAACAGCGTGGACAGCTGGGGCAGCCACGGAGTACGAAGCGACAGCTGGCCGAGCAACAGCGTAACGAGCGTAGCTGACGGCTGAGGCGGCAACGGCGTGGCTTACAACTGGAGCGGTGACAGCATGACTGACGACTGGGGCAGCCACTCCGTAACCGTAGCTAGCGACCGCCGGAGCAGCCACGGCGTGGCTCACAACCGGGGCAGCAACGCCGTACCCATAGCTGGCTACAGCTGGAGCGGCGAGGGCTCCACCAAGGACGTGACCGTAGCGAGACCCGTAGTAACCTCCATAGTAGCTTGGAGTGTAGACGGGGGGATGAGCCAGAGCAGAGGCGACCAGGCCGAGAAAAAGTGCCAGAGTCTGCGACAATGTAAAACGTTCATTACTCTACCTGCCTTGCAATGGCTAGATGATAGAAGGGAGAGTGTGCAGCTAGGCAAGCTGGTATAGgtgaccgagagacacggaacaagaaggaCGGACGTTTTGTCTTCTCCCTACTCTGCGTCGCCTCTTGCTGAATCTgagaatttgtcgtccgtccttcttgtttcgtgtctctcggtcccctaCCATGACACTAGATGATGTTGGCGTTCATCATAACTTTCATCAAACTACCTCTGGTAATGCGTACGCTATCGCACTTTGCAATAGAACACCATTAGAGCTGAAAGTGTTTCAGGGAGTTATATTGAACACCTCAAAGAGAAAAGAGATCTTCGGGAGTAGGGTATATGCTTACTCGACATACTTATCCCCGTCCCTCTTTTCTCATCTCTCGTTATGAGGAAGTCTACGTTCGCTACACATCACGGCTCCAGCACACAGTAGTCGTGAATGCGCAAGTTCAAAGTTGGAAGTAGTAGCTcggtctcgaaaaaaaaaaatcaattctGCAGAACGGTTCCAATACTTACTAGGGACTGCATGGTGGAGTTTGTAGCTGCTCAGAAGAAGCTGCCTCTGCCGCCATTCCTTCACCGTTCTTTATATCCCACATCATCCTGCAGCGACATCTTTGTGAGGTATGCAACCACCACGCCATTTCTGCATAAAGATCAATCGGTAGTGCAGAAAATAAATAGAACAGGATCTGGGCGTGTTGCTCCGTGGCTCGTAGCCAAACTCCGTCTAGACGGCCTGTTCGTTACATACCAATAACTGGGAATAGCTGTGGGATGCTCTGATAAGGCACATATAATTTAGTATTCCACGCGTTAGTTTCATTGCGTACCGCAATTTGAAGGCTTGTTCCTGCTACGAAAAGAAATGACATCAATTTAAGGTCTAACGGTTAAACGGCTTTTGACGCAACAAGACTGTGGCTTACGTCAGCCTTGAAAGGTCTAAGCAAATAAGCGGATTAATTGACTTTTCAGGTCTGTTCAAGTAGCCATTCAATTTTTTATGAATTTTTGCTTAAAACAACAATTTCTCCATTGCCTGCTTTATTATATTTGCCCGTCTCGTTATTGGGGAACGCTCCCTTGGGAGTAGTCATTGGCTGTATTATAAGTAAGTAGCAGGTATTGTAGTGGAAGTAGTCATATCGTTTATTCTGATTGTTTAACACTTCCACCAGTTATTCATATTGAGGTAGAATTGAGCTGTGTGACCGTTTCTTTCGCGGGGTAATGCCATAGTATCCCGGCGTTCAAAATCCCAGATATCTCAAAATCCACAAAACTAAAAACACAAATTGCGAAATCGAAGCTTATACCTGCGAGGCCTGGGAACGACTGTGTCTCAAAGTAGGGTATCACTGAGCAACGTGCAAGCTTCGCGTGCTTTTGATGTTCATCGAAGTCGTTTGAGCGAATGAAATGTACATTTAGAAAAGAAGGGTCATGTTAAGAGAAGTGCCTCAGGATGAAAATATTGCTGTAGTGAGACCAAAGTTAGTTCTTGTTTGTTGATACAGTTCCCCCGCGTGCTGTAGGCGGTGCCAGTATTAGACTGTGTCGACTTGGAATTTTGAACGTCTGGGATTTTGAACACGTGGATTCCTAACTGTATGGGATATCCCTTTATTGTGTTAGATATGAACTTGGTACCTTTACAAAGTACTCGTGGAAAGCGTTCCTAACATAGAATGCGTTTTATATGCATTTTAATCTtacctctttttttccttttttttttcgtcatcaACATCATAGAATACATTATAGAACATACCGAAAGCCTCTGGCTCATATAGTCACTCCTGCAAAAAATATATGCCACGCTGAATGTCTTCCTCTTGGATGTCACGTCCTCCGGCTCCGCCGGGGTGATATCGATATGAAGTATGCGTCCTACAGCTTgtccgacttcagggagaactgtgccggcaACGAAAAACTTTAGATAGCAATGCCAGCTTCGAAACCAATATTAGCCTGTGACCTTGCGGTTTCCACCTTTCCACTCTGCCACACCGTTGGTGTCCCTCTTAGAAGCTGCCTATTTTAGCGAATTGGGCGACTATTCCCTCGACGGAGAGGATCATATTACTGAAACCCACGAGACTATAGGGACTACGAAAACAGACAGACACTGACAAAGTCCCAAACAGAGCTGAACTTTACTGGAAAGACGGATGTATAGGAGATGGTTTTCTCCTACaagagtcctgaccggcgatgatggaatgtcccagcgggcagatgttcgtgaCCTCACGCTaagacggtgccggtagaactggaaGCCCCGAAGCTCCTGGTGGCGCGTGTCCTTATCTTATTATAGTatcttcgtcgtcgtccacaggccgccatattgctcccctccccctccccgcTCAGACGAGGAGCGGCGATAACATTTGAGACAACCGCGGCCTAGCCGCGGGAGGTGAGCGAAcatgatccaggatgagatggGCCACCGAGGACGTACACAACACGGTACCCCTTGGCGACACGTCATACCGTCGAGTgcaggaaaggggggggggaggctgcTGGCACGTGACGAGTTTTTACCAGAGATCTGCGGCGAAGTGCGCTGTCGAAGTCGatgcctggggtgccgcaaccgacAAGGGAGCAAGAGCTCGTAGTGTCCCAGCGAGGGTGAGGCTGCGTTGGCCGCAATGAGTGcagagacgccggctgaagaaATCGCCCCGTGGCGTAGGCTGCCGCGACGTGCCGCAACCGGTAGGCGAGCGCGAGGCTCTGCTGTCGCGGCCGGCAGGAGAGGAGTGAGCTATGGGTATCTCATCAAGCAAACAGGACGCGTCTAAATTCCGAGCGACAGCTATTCGtcttcaggatatttaatataaccaaGTAAACTTGTGGAGTACAAGTTCGATACAATTTCAGTATAATGTAGCACAAACTCCTATTTAGTATACGCAATACAGTCCGAAAACCGCAGTTTATTGTATTGTGGGATATATTTTCACGAGTTCCCGCCTGAGGGGCGTCCAGTTCCTCAACTGCAAACGTCAGGAAAGCTAACGAAAGATAACATTGCCTGCATACTATTGCAAGGACAAGTCGTTGTTAGTAAATGATTGTATGCTGTAGTAGCTTCTCAGTTGAGTTGTATTATTGCATTGAAAGCGCTGCCTCTTCCAGTACATGCGTCTTCCTCGGTGATTAAAGAGTGGCAGTTGATAGCCAGTTTGTCAGCGCATGCCTGCGCTTTCGTCGCTGCAGGTAGGCGATGATGCCATGATTTGTCTTTTCTTCTCAGAAGACAAGCTCCAAAAGTAATTGCTCTTCTACTTTTATTTCACAGTTATTGAACAGTTTTCAAGGTATCGCAGTACAGGATAATTCGACACAAAGATATACAGAGGAGGTCCTCTCGCAAGGGCTGAAGAATGCGGTCAGATGTCCAACCTTTGTTTTTCCATGTGCCACTGTTGACGGTAGCTTTGTACATCTGAAGAAAGAAACGGTTTAAGTGAAACAATTGAACAAAGCGAGCGAGCTGGTGAGTAGAATATATGACAGTAAAACCCGAGAAACGAAAAGAGACATTTCATTTCAAAGCATTTTTCATGCTACCTCTGAAGCTTCCATAGAGAATATTTAACGCTCGTGCATTACAGCTTCAAAAAGCTTCTACCAAAGGTGCAATAAAAACATTAATAACATATCGGTTCAGATATTCTTTTTACGTACCTTTTAATGACTCCACTGTCTATCTATTTCTTGTGGAGGTTGTAGTAGTGTCCTCCGAGTCCATAGTTGTATCCACCAAGACCGTAGCCAGTGGTAAGACCATAGCCCACACCGCCATAGCCAAGACCGTAGTTGACGCCGTGTCCGTAGCCAAGACCAGTATAGCCGATGCCGTAGCCGAGACCATGTCCGTATCCAACACCGTAGGAAGCAACAGCTGGGGCAGCTACAACGGCTGCAGATGGAGCATGGTGGAGCGTGGTGGCAACAGCAGCTGGGGCAGCGACTGAGACAGCTGGGCTAGCAACCGAGTAGGAGGCGACGGCGGGGCGGGCAACAGAGTACCTGGCGTAGCTAACAGCTGGGGCAGCAGCAACAGTGTGGACAGCTGGAGCAGCCACAGAGACAGCTGGGGCAGCTACAGAGACGGCTGGTGAAGCAACGGAGTAGGACGCAACAGCTGGACGGGCAACAGAGTAACGGGCGTAGCTAACGGTGGGGGCGGCAGCAACAGTGTGGACAGCTGGAGCAGCCACAGAGACAGCTGGAGAAGCAACGGAGTAGGACGCAACAGCTGGACGGGCAACAGAGTAACGGGCGTAGCTAACAGCTGGTGCAGCAGCAACAGCACGGACGGCTGGAGTAGCTACAGCGTGACTGACGACTGGAGCAGAGACTCCGTACCCGTAACTGGCAACAGCTGGGGCGGCAACGGCGTGGCCGACAACAGGGGATGAAACTCCGTAACCGTAACTGGCAACAGCTGGGGTGGCAACGGCGTGGCTCACAACTGGGGATGAGACTCCGTACCCGTAACTGGCAACAGCTGGGGCGGCAACGGCGTGGCCGACAACCGGGGATGAAACTCCGTAACCGTAACTGGCAACAGCTGGGGTGGCAACGGCGTGGCTCACAACTGGGGATGAGACTCCGTAGCCGTAGCTGGCGACGGCTGGTGAGGCGAGGGCTCCACCAAAGACATGGCCGAATCGGGATCCGTAGTATCCGCCATAGCCGAGACCGGTGCGATAGCCGTAGCTAACTCCTGGAGCGTAGCTGGTGTAGCCAGCGAGGGACCCGGCAAGAAGACCCAGGAAGAGGGCAAGGTTCTGCCGAAGAAGACATTGCATTGTATAGCTAAAAATCGGATATATATACCTCTTTTTTTGCAAGACCACATCGCGAGGGACATGTTGCATACGACAGAGAGGGATCGACTACTCCAAAGATTTGCAGAGTAAAGCTGGCACACTCAAGCCCTCATGCTAATTAGGTGTCCAGTGACCATAAAGGGTGCAATAGGATACAGCTGCGATGGTTAGGTCGGAATATTTGTTCTTCGAATGCGCCACGATCAAATATTTTCTCCATTGCTCAATTTCTGAATCTCCACAGTGGTCGGCTCAGAGGGCGGATCGCACATATCAGTAGCAATATAGTACTTTCATAACAAGACAATATGGAGCTCCCTTTTGTCGCCACCCGTCGCAAAGCCTCTAACTTAGGCCAGTTAAGCCACTAGTAGGAACAATACAATTGTACAACAATGTTAAACTGTTCGCAACTTTTGTCTGTTTCCTAAACATTCATTACCCATCTGTTCCATGCGCAGCATTTCGTTCTAGTCTATGTATTCTTTCAAGTCATACGGTCTTACCGAGATATTTCAATATCAAACGTGTAAAATCTACTTTCTAATATTATTATTACCCTCAATGCTCCAGTAGTACCAGTTGCAACACGACATAACGTGCTGCCGACTAAATGAGTCAGACGTCTATTCGTCGATGTTGCACGTTACTTCAACATTGCCACAGAGAGAATGTATATCGCTTTAAAGATTCCATACTCACCAGAAACTGCATGATGAAGGCTTGTTCTGTTCAGGGGGCAGACTGTGTCTTCTGCTATTCGGAGGTCCACCTTTATATCCCATATCTTCGTGCAACGACATCTGCTGGGGACATACCTTGGTCACGTTCGAGCCACCTGAACATCACGCTACACTGCATAGAGCATGTATAGAACAGGATCTGATGTGCGTTTGTGACATGGACGATTGCCAAAGAGGGCATTATTTAtgggtgaaaaagaaaaacataatCAATTATGTACCAAACCACTTTCGATAACTGGTTCCATCTCGGAGTGTCTCTTTCCAGACCGAACCGCGGCTGGTTAGGAGCTTATGGCCAGTTGCAGATCGCACGATGATTCGAAGGGCTGATACCTACAACATAATCCTCCTTGTTGGCATGCTCATCCAGTTTCCTGAAACACTCGCAAGAATGTCAACTTTATTTGCATTACTGTCGCTAAGAGGTTTATGGTGCACCTTTAATACCACGCGGGTTTTCACTCCTGCCTTCATCGATGCAATCATGTAACGTTACATCGTGGTTAGAGGTGAGCACTGAAATGAGGTACTGCGATAAATTTACGGGGTAACCTCGAAGACCTTGAAGAAGTTGCAAGTACTCAAgtgctactttaagtacatCTCTGAATGCTCGTAATATCGGTTCATTTCAAATTGTTTGCACTTTATACTATACTTTTCTTCAGCACTTTTGCGTAGAGTACTCAAGCATCCAACTGGTCACGGCTTCTGCGTCTCATACGGCCATCttagaagaagaaaatgcaGTGCTGACCTGCCTCAAATGTTGATAAACCAAAAGAACTACTACTTTTATATCCTTCAACAGTTAAGAGCCTTTAGGCACGTTGTTCGCTACGATAGACGGCGCAGTAATTTGTTTCAATCTGTTCTGGTTTTATTGCTCTGTTACATATTGTTCCTTGCACATTTTGACGTTTTGCCTTTTCATGCGGTAACATCTTGTTGCGAGCAACAAAAACGCAACAGATAGGAAGCTGCGCATTGTTCTTTATATAGTTTTATGGTTTATATGTCTCACAATGGCACGTGAAGTGCGGGGAAATGTACAGACTGGAATAGAacagaagtagaaagaaaacaaTTTAAACGTAGGTATGAAAGCACcgaatgatttaaaagattacttcagcacgtatgtccttgaggtagttcgccagggcacacagcgcaggttgttggtgctgctttggccagctccccagtaccttctcaacactagaAAGTCCGTTGTCAAGTTTAACTAGCAAGGTCGTTCTTCACTGTTCGCCGACTAGAATCCAAGCGTCGACAGATGACTatcacgtgctccgtgttctacggggttccgcaagttgaacagttcggcgatccaacgacacctatcttatgaaggaatgctaCTGCCAACGGGACGTTGGGTCGCAGGCGATAGATAACGGACTCTAACGCTCTTGGTATCTTCGATGGGTGGCAGTAGGTGCAGTTGGGGTCGATTCGCGCGAGGAACGAGTGATTCATGACGTCGCCTGTCCACATGGTCTTAGACAGGCGGTTACGTTAGGAGGCGAGCAAGTACTTTGCATCAGAttgcgtgaagtagattttatgagtAGTTCTTTTATGGTGAGCAATTCGAGCAGCGTTGTCCGCCTTTTCATTTCCACTGATAACGCAGTGCCCTAGGATCAACTGGATGATGATGTTGCTAACGTTTATTTCTGCAGGGTTGTATGCTGCGATAACATAGCAAGCGACCGGCGCAAGTGAGGATTTCGTCGAACCTTGCATTGCAATGAGACCAGATTTTGAGTCAGAGAACGGGATATGTACAATATCGGTCTGTtggtttctttcttgttttggTTCAAGTGTGTCTCCTTTGTTCATGTCATACCAAGGGATTAGAACCCAGTACTGTGCACTGGGAAGCTTGATAACTCGAGAAACAATACTTTGCACTAGCGCAGCTAATTGCTTGTGTCCGTTTGAATGCAAACTATTCCATTTGATTCATTTCATGTCCACGAGCGACGAACTGGACATGGTTCGTGGCAATAGCTTGCTAAAAATGCCAATAAAAAACGTAAGTCCTGGTGAAAGGATGGCTAAGTAGTAAACGAGCTGGTGATATGATAAGTATCTATATTAGCGAAACCCTGAGATGAATGACTCACAAGGTCTCAacctctctttgtgtgtgtaGCCTGTTTCGCTTTATCCCTCTTCTCACTTTTTCTCACTTTCACTTTTTCTCAGAAGAGTGAGCCGTGAAGCGATATCTGAATATGAATCAAAATAATTTGTACTTTATTCTAAGTACGTTTAAAATATGCTACCTTGTatatgtactgttggggacacggtttgctaaaatcgcctgtcagtacttcgccgccccatattacctcggttgcgcttgaaagtgttgtgccaatattgcatttgaaggtggaccaggtgcagcacgtgtttattactcgaaagaaatactcgcgcaacacctggagatttgagatgctATAAAcgacggagtgctgattttagacaatcGTGTTCCCTACAGCCCTTCAAGCACcaatgatgccaggtacttggtactttattTTAAGTACAGTTGAGGTACTTTACCTACCACTGTGATGATGGCTACACACGTTCTACCAATTTCCTGTCTCAAAGGAGTTCAAAAGAAGTAACGTAAAAGAAAACAGATGTAATCCTCTTGCGTCCCTGAACGTACCCGAACATAAGCAACATGTGAAAATTTGGGCAGGTTGTGAGTCAGACTAAAAGCAataaaaaaccccagtgcttcATTTCTTTCGTCCTCGTCTCACCCCGGCACTGggtttttttattgtttttaatATAACCAACACGTTACATCGTCCTCATCATCTTACAACCCGCTACTGCTCACGCTTGTACTTTAAACTCTGAAACAATCGCGATTTCTGTAAGTACATAATGTGACTCGTGAGTCACGCCACCAGATGAAACGGGCTCTCTTTGAGAATAATCCGTGTCCCGAGTACGAATTAACTTGAAACCAAGAAAAACAAGTCTCGTCTCCTCTTATTATGCAAGTGCTGCCGTGATGGCCTCTGCGTAAAATTGAGATATGCAAATTGCTGAGCAAAACGGAAAGTAGCCACGTTAGTCTGCCACGGAAATCTGATAGTCGAGTGCATTGGTATTCCGTCCGGCAACACTTTCGTATTGTTTGCCGCGAAAGTAGACTGCGTGCAAACTTGTCTCCGCAAATGTTCCGATTTCGCACTGCACGAAACAAGTGAAAGGAACTGCGAAAATAATATCCAGAAAGCAAAAACGCAATATGAAAGAGAGCTGTCTGAATTGGCACCGCCAACTGCTGCAAACGATTAGTTCCGCTCATaggggaaaaaatatatattcatttcgTTGCATTTATTAAACACCAAGAGCCCAatgaggacattacatgggaaATGGGTGTACAAGCAGCATATATTGTTATAGTGAGTATGacggattacattatctggagGCAGGGAGGGTGGCCTCTCTGCGTTCAGCCATCCTATCCgcagcgcagtaatattttgagagctgacggactagatttcttttccttcttaagttgaacgcgACTGTATAGTTACTTTCCCACAAAAGTAATTTGTTACAGCAACTAGTCATCGCTTTAAGTTAAAGTAACCGTGAAATCTGTTTGTGGTTCTAAGGTACTCATGCAGGTATTGCGATATTTGAGATCCATCAGTTTCTTAGCATCGTTTTGTCGTTCTTTAGATTCAGCGATTCTCAACCGCGGTTCCGCGAGTGCCTGCGACCAGGGCTCGCTCTCGGTCAAGTACAGTTTAATTCATCCGACGAAGCTTAACTGACTTATTGCGACCAAACTGCAAgctataaataaataagttaaataaataaactggcACGATATCTAGTACGCCTGACCTATTTCTGGTCAGGCGACCCAAGTCGCTTTTAAACATCATAGCGAGAAGGTGTGGACATGAACAGAGCTGGATGTTCCATGCTGAGTGACCTGGATCCTTATCCACCGAATTTTGTCATCTGCAGTCAGGATGGTCTTAAATCCAGTGTTTCTCAACTGAGGTGTCGTGAGGTTGCACGAACAGGCTACTGTCCCGCACCGGCGAGTGCAACTTAACTGCGTGCCTACCGAGGCTCGCTATCGGACAGCCTTGGTATCAGAACGCGCTCGACGCTTGATCGTTTACATTAGGATTGACATCGAGATCGCACGATCAGGTTGCTG from Ornithodoros turicata isolate Travis chromosome 4, ASM3712646v1, whole genome shotgun sequence encodes the following:
- the LOC135392595 gene encoding fibroin heavy chain-like: MQFLNLALFLGLLAGSLAGYTSYAPGVSYGYRTGLGYGGYYGSRFGHVFGGALASPAVASYGYGVSSPVVSHAVATPAVASYGYGVSSPVVGHAVAAPAVASYGYGVSSPVVSHAVATPAVASYGYGVSSPVVGHAVAAPAVASYGYGVSAPVVSHAVATPAVRAVAAAPAVSYARYSVARPAVASYSVASPAVSVAAPAVHTVAAAPTVSYARYSVARPAVASYSVASPAVSVAAPAVSVAAPAVHTVAAAPAVSYARYSVARPAVASYSVASPAVSVAAPAAVATTLHHAPSAAVVAAPAVASYGVGYGHGLGYGIGYTGLGYGHGVNYGLGYGGVGYGLTTGYGLGGYNYGLGGHYYNLHKKTLALFLGLVASALAHPPVYTPSYYGGYYGSRYGHVLGGALAAPAVASYGYGVAAPVVSHAVAAPAVASYGYGVAAPVVSHAVTAPVVSHAVAASAVSYARYAVARPAVASYSVAAPAVHAVASPAVSYARYAVARPAVASYSVAAPAVHAVAAPAVTTTVARPAVASYSVAAPAVASYSVAAPTVAVARPAVASYSVAAPAVTVARPAAAVVAAAPAVTVARPAVASYSVAAPAVTYAHRAAAVVAAPAAVTTTVHHAPAAAVVSAPASYGVTYGHGLGYGLGYTGLGYGHGLSYGLGYSGLGYGLSHGYGLGGYSYGLGGHYYDVYKKK